The Lactuca sativa cultivar Salinas chromosome 2, Lsat_Salinas_v11, whole genome shotgun sequence genome includes a window with the following:
- the LOC111920729 gene encoding uncharacterized protein LOC111920729, translating into MKKPFAKKFDELWESLISYTEVHSLMGFYPVARRPGPKAVFLADLSDPMTSWDYFIHGFIDTIYLEGTNLHCISEFPSAVQTIIRNYKVRFAKQERGLFIKMHSSYPIFDEDSQLIVPSITFANMEINNGSKPTKDDLPRESPTQDHLIFALAGVYLASSCIGNGKDQKSRIRVNYASKTFIIYSLTDSEITPEAMKAIETFKQPFEKFSHQLAELPADIKKQLCKHIMHAPRHNCSHCSENTEETPFMED; encoded by the coding sequence ATGAAAAAACCATTTGCCAAAAAATTTGACGAATTATGGGAAAGCCTCATTTCATACACCGAGGTCCATTCTTTGATGGGCTTTTACCCAGTAGCCAGACGCCCAGGTCCTAAAGCAGTCTTCTTAGCCGACCTATCAGATCCTATGACTTCATGGGATTATTTTATTCATGGATTCATCGACACCATCTATTTAGAAGGCACCAATTTACACTGCATCAGCGAGTTCCCTTCTGCTGTGCAAACCATCATCAGAAATTATAAAGTACGATTTGCGAAACAGGAAAGAGGATTATTCATTAAAATGCACTCTAGCTACCCAATTTTTGATGAAGACTCTCAACTAATTGTCCCAAGTATTACTTTCGCAAATATGGAAATAAACAATGGCTCAAAGCCAACAAAAGATGATCTACCACGAGAATCACCAACACAAGATCACCTAATCTTTGCACTCGCCGGTGTCTATTTAGCATCATCATGCATAGGCAACGGTAAAGATCAGAAGTCAAGAATTAGAGTAAACTACGCCAGTAAAACCTTCATTATCTATTCGTTAACAGACAGTGAAATCACTCCGGAAGCAATGAAAGCAATCGAAACTTTCAAACAACCTTTCGAAAAGTTTTCTCATCAATTAGCTGAATTACCTGCTGATATTAAAAAACAACTTTGCAAACATATTATGCATGCACCAAGACATAATTGCAGTCACTGTTCAGAAAACACAGAAGAAACACCATTCATGGAAGATTAA